A genome region from Haloimpatiens massiliensis includes the following:
- a CDS encoding DUF3786 domain-containing protein has protein sequence MDKKAVEEKRKDKIPYDYYKDTLKNYNPQKIVENTGCRYDEDKKEFTVKIMGQDYIVKYPLGEVLNGDYSKIEKYPTKTLILRYLINAKGVAPINDDITYRDVPGGEVYYNNFYGRCILRLIRTFGKDLDKFRKAFEKIPKKEVNMGDIAYKFEFINNVYVTFALWEGDEEFPPSAQILFDKNASFYFTAEDLAVVGDVSIGILTQKAYS, from the coding sequence ATGGATAAAAAAGCTGTAGAAGAAAAGAGAAAAGATAAAATACCATATGATTACTATAAAGACACATTAAAGAATTACAATCCACAGAAAATAGTTGAAAATACTGGTTGCAGGTATGATGAGGATAAAAAAGAGTTTACTGTAAAGATTATGGGACAAGACTATATAGTTAAATATCCATTAGGAGAAGTGTTGAATGGGGACTACTCCAAAATAGAAAAGTATCCAACTAAGACTTTAATACTTAGATACCTAATAAATGCAAAGGGAGTAGCCCCGATTAATGATGACATAACATATAGAGATGTGCCAGGTGGAGAGGTGTATTATAATAATTTTTATGGAAGATGTATTTTAAGATTAATTAGAACTTTTGGAAAGGATTTGGACAAGTTCCGTAAGGCATTTGAAAAAATCCCTAAGAAAGAAGTGAACATGGGCGACATAGCTTATAAATTCGAGTTTATAAATAATGTTTATGTGACCTTTGCTCTATGGGAAGGAGACGAAGAATTTCCTCCTTCAGCTCAAATACTTTTCGATAAAAATGCATCTTTTTATTTTACAGCAGAAGATTTAGCTGTAGTGGGAGATGTTTCTATAGGAATTCTAACTCAAAAGGCATATAGCTAG
- a CDS encoding formate/nitrite transporter family protein has protein sequence MESKILKPTEIREATIKAGETKAKIGLMQGIILGILAGAFIAIGGAVASVGSHSVTNVGLGKFVGGALFPIGLILVIVCGAELFTGNNLMLLGVLEGRFSFKKVLRNWVIVYISNFVGATIVSFLVFQSGMLNVSGGKLGGTAIKVAATKGGLSFGVAFASGILCNILVCLAVWGATASKDVIGKVVMSWFPIMAFVTCGFEHCVANMYYFTLGIFAKSNAAYVQASGLTSEKLALVGGKGIFNNLLPVTLGNLVGGAVLIAGAYFLAYKSNNKSLNNAHSTTANN, from the coding sequence ATGGAAAGTAAAATTTTAAAACCAACAGAGATAAGGGAAGCTACTATTAAAGCTGGAGAAACAAAGGCAAAGATAGGACTTATGCAGGGAATCATTTTAGGAATACTGGCAGGTGCATTTATAGCCATAGGGGGAGCTGTAGCCTCAGTAGGATCTCATAGTGTTACCAATGTGGGCCTAGGAAAATTTGTAGGAGGAGCGCTTTTCCCAATAGGATTAATATTAGTAATTGTATGTGGAGCTGAATTGTTTACAGGAAATAATTTGATGCTCTTAGGAGTGCTAGAAGGAAGATTTAGTTTTAAAAAAGTATTGAGAAATTGGGTAATAGTGTATATTTCTAATTTTGTAGGAGCTACTATTGTATCTTTTTTAGTTTTTCAATCGGGCATGTTAAACGTAAGTGGGGGAAAGCTTGGAGGTACTGCTATTAAAGTAGCAGCAACTAAAGGCGGCTTAAGTTTTGGTGTAGCCTTTGCTAGTGGTATTTTATGTAACATATTAGTATGCCTTGCAGTTTGGGGTGCCACAGCATCAAAAGATGTTATTGGAAAAGTAGTTATGTCATGGTTTCCAATTATGGCATTTGTTACTTGTGGATTTGAACACTGTGTAGCAAATATGTATTATTTCACATTAGGTATTTTTGCAAAATCTAATGCAGCGTATGTACAAGCTTCAGGATTAACTTCAGAAAAGTTAGCACTTGTTGGAGGAAAAGGAATTTTTAATAACTTATTGCCAGTAACTTTAGGAAACTTAGTTGGAGGAGCAGTTCTAATTGCTGGAGCTTATTTCCTAGCTTACAAAAGTAATAATAAAAGTTTAAATAATGCACATTCCACAACTGCTAATAACTAG
- a CDS encoding zinc transporter: MCKDLKHEHTHEHCHEHAHEHFDGEHTHEHCHEHTHEHSHGDDHCHEHTHDHGECCCDGNSTLDKEEKTLKILLSHWIDHNKSHEEGFREWVEKSKKMGKAETAKYIEEAIKYMEKANEMLKEAGDNI; this comes from the coding sequence ATGTGTAAAGATTTAAAACATGAACATACACATGAGCATTGTCATGAACATGCCCATGAACATTTTGATGGAGAACACACTCATGAACATTGCCATGAGCATACTCATGAACATTCTCACGGGGATGATCACTGCCATGAACATACACATGACCATGGTGAATGTTGTTGTGATGGAAATTCAACATTAGATAAAGAAGAAAAAACTTTAAAAATTTTATTATCTCATTGGATAGACCATAATAAATCTCATGAAGAAGGATTTAGGGAATGGGTGGAAAAATCCAAGAAAATGGGTAAAGCTGAAACAGCAAAATATATAGAAGAAGCTATAAAATATATGGAAAAAGCAAATGAAATGTTAAAGGAAGCTGGAGATAATATCTAA
- a CDS encoding DUF3842 family protein, with protein sequence MRVAVIDGLGGGLGKVIIEKIRQQFKEGFEIIALGTNSLATSNMIKGGAHAAATGENSIKVMSSEVDVIVGPIAMLVANSMMGEITPVMSEAIASSKAKKIILPLNRCNVITVGTRQLSMNQMVNLVIEELSIC encoded by the coding sequence ATGAGAGTAGCAGTAATTGATGGATTAGGCGGCGGATTGGGAAAAGTAATAATTGAAAAGATTAGACAACAATTTAAAGAAGGTTTTGAAATTATTGCATTAGGCACAAATTCTTTAGCCACCTCTAATATGATAAAAGGTGGAGCTCATGCAGCAGCTACAGGAGAAAATTCTATAAAGGTTATGTCATCAGAAGTGGATGTAATTGTAGGACCTATAGCTATGCTAGTAGCGAATTCAATGATGGGGGAAATAACTCCAGTTATGTCTGAAGCTATTGCTAGTAGTAAAGCAAAAAAAATAATTTTACCATTAAATAGATGCAATGTAATTACTGTAGGTACTAGACAGTTATCTATGAATCAAATGGTGAATTTAGTTATTGAAGAGTTGAGTATTTGTTAG
- a CDS encoding energy-coupling factor ABC transporter ATP-binding protein — protein MIQLKNVYFAYKDNVALRDININIKEGESVALIGPNGSGKSTMLKIINGIVHPVKGKYIFNEEEITDKKLENSSFSKSFHKRVGFVFQNSDAQLFCSTVYEEIAFGPRQMGLSEDMVNSRVYDCMDMLNIMELKHREPYNLSGGEKKKVAIASVLALNPEVLVLDEPMNGIDPKGKKFLRDFLIKLRECGKTIICSTHEFGYVEGVFKRAIVFSEEHRIIKDGDYQEIINNKKFLQNNNIL, from the coding sequence ATGATACAGCTTAAGAATGTTTATTTTGCTTATAAGGACAATGTGGCTCTTAGAGATATAAATATTAATATAAAAGAAGGGGAATCTGTAGCTTTAATTGGGCCCAATGGAAGTGGAAAGTCTACAATGTTAAAAATTATAAATGGTATTGTACATCCTGTGAAAGGAAAATACATATTTAATGAAGAAGAAATTACAGACAAAAAATTAGAGAACAGTAGTTTTTCTAAAAGTTTTCATAAAAGAGTAGGATTTGTATTTCAAAATTCAGATGCTCAGCTTTTTTGTTCTACAGTTTATGAGGAGATTGCTTTTGGACCAAGGCAAATGGGGCTTAGTGAAGATATGGTAAATTCAAGAGTGTATGATTGCATGGATATGCTCAATATTATGGAGTTAAAACATAGAGAACCCTATAATTTAAGTGGTGGAGAAAAAAAGAAAGTTGCCATAGCTAGTGTGCTTGCATTAAATCCGGAGGTGCTTGTGCTAGATGAACCTATGAATGGAATAGATCCAAAGGGAAAGAAATTTTTGAGAGATTTTTTGATAAAATTAAGAGAGTGTGGAAAAACCATAATATGTTCTACACATGAATTTGGTTATGTAGAAGGTGTTTTTAAAAGAGCGATAGTTTTTTCTGAGGAACATAGAATTATTAAAGATGGGGATTATCAGGAGATAATAAATAATAAGAAATTTTTGCAGAATAATAATATTTTGTAA
- a CDS encoding nucleotidyltransferase domain-containing protein has translation MRTYNAIEQISKKIIKENICDAIFLKGSIGRGDDDEYSDVDMYVIVSEEKMEQFLDNRLEYLLAYKSIIYYSYANFVGPQIIVIFEDGLHFDLYAVTKESLPTTDEAKIVYDPKGLMNDYVPKIKYMEKSACVEMFNDILYNFIEADGAYKRGNYPWTSRILNHSIAECSILLRYIYDNEHAYLGLKKINEVLPIEQYLWLEEASEHLNKKGYKIANEKIITILEHVVESIDEDIRHKLNINFLEWIKENLNKIIF, from the coding sequence ATGAGAACTTACAATGCAATTGAACAAATAAGTAAAAAAATAATAAAAGAGAATATTTGTGATGCAATATTTTTAAAAGGTTCTATTGGAAGGGGCGACGATGATGAATATTCTGATGTAGATATGTATGTTATTGTAAGTGAAGAAAAAATGGAACAGTTTTTAGACAATAGACTCGAGTATTTATTGGCATATAAATCAATAATTTATTATAGTTATGCTAATTTTGTAGGTCCACAAATAATAGTAATATTTGAAGATGGATTACATTTTGATTTATATGCTGTTACGAAAGAGTCATTACCTACAACTGATGAAGCAAAAATTGTTTATGACCCAAAAGGATTGATGAATGACTATGTTCCTAAAATTAAGTATATGGAAAAATCTGCTTGTGTAGAAATGTTCAATGATATTTTGTATAACTTTATTGAGGCTGATGGAGCATATAAGAGAGGAAATTATCCGTGGACTTCTAGAATTTTAAACCACTCAATTGCAGAATGTTCAATATTACTAAGATATATTTATGATAATGAACATGCTTACTTGGGTTTAAAGAAAATTAATGAGGTACTTCCAATAGAACAGTATCTATGGCTAGAAGAAGCATCAGAACATCTGAATAAAAAAGGATACAAAATAGCTAATGAAAAAATCATTACTATTTTAGAACATGTAGTAGAAAGTATAGATGAGGATATTAGACATAAATTAAATATCAACTTTCTAGAGTGGATAAAGGAAAATTTAAACAAAATAATATTTTAG
- the cbiM gene encoding cobalt transporter CbiM, which produces MHIPDNYLSPSTCAVMGVAMVPVWKRTVTKVKKELSKKKMPLLGVCAAFSFLIMMFNVPAPGGTTAHAVGAALIAIILGPYAACIAVTIALLIQALFFGDGGILAFGANTFNMAFIMPFVAYYVFNSIKSKVKGEKGEYVAVFIAGYISLVIAALCAAIEFGIQPMIFKDAAGAALYCPYALNVAIPAMILPHLIIGLLEGVVTAGVYAYIKKLSPGTIYEGKKENSKSLTGLIIAMIVLSPVGLLASGTAWGEWGTDEIKELAGFVPKGMEKGFEFSSMAPDYSISGLPEIAGYILSAIAGVALIVIIFKIIGVLKKDSNIDMKDKTIES; this is translated from the coding sequence ATGCATATACCAGACAATTATTTAAGTCCATCGACCTGTGCTGTAATGGGAGTGGCAATGGTTCCAGTTTGGAAAAGAACAGTTACAAAAGTAAAGAAAGAACTGAGTAAAAAGAAAATGCCACTGCTTGGAGTTTGTGCAGCCTTTTCATTCTTAATAATGATGTTCAATGTACCAGCACCAGGTGGAACTACAGCACATGCTGTAGGAGCTGCTTTAATCGCAATTATTTTAGGACCTTATGCTGCATGTATAGCAGTAACTATTGCACTACTTATACAAGCTTTATTTTTTGGAGATGGAGGAATATTAGCATTTGGAGCAAATACTTTTAATATGGCTTTTATTATGCCATTTGTAGCTTATTATGTATTTAATTCTATAAAGAGCAAAGTAAAAGGTGAAAAAGGTGAATATGTAGCGGTATTTATAGCAGGATACATATCCTTAGTTATAGCGGCTTTATGTGCAGCTATAGAATTTGGTATTCAACCTATGATTTTTAAGGATGCAGCAGGGGCAGCATTGTATTGTCCATATGCTTTAAATGTAGCCATTCCAGCAATGATTTTGCCACATTTGATTATAGGATTATTAGAAGGTGTAGTTACTGCAGGAGTTTATGCTTATATTAAGAAACTATCTCCAGGAACTATATATGAAGGGAAAAAGGAAAATAGTAAATCTTTAACTGGACTTATAATTGCAATGATTGTTTTAAGTCCAGTAGGATTGTTAGCCTCAGGTACTGCATGGGGAGAATGGGGAACTGATGAAATAAAAGAATTAGCTGGTTTTGTTCCAAAAGGCATGGAAAAAGGATTTGAATTTAGTTCTATGGCACCAGATTATAGTATAAGTGGGCTTCCAGAAATAGCAGGATATATATTATCGGCTATAGCAGGAGTAGCACTTATAGTTATAATTTTTAAAATTATAGGAGTCTTGAAAAAAGATAGTAATATTGATATGAAGGATAAAACTATTGAGAGCTAG
- a CDS encoding M18 family aminopeptidase, producing the protein MTKELELAQNLIDFIYESPTAFHAVETVKKELNANGFTEIKESEKWNLEKGGKYYVTKNDSALTAFVVGNGEIEEDGFKLIGAHTDSPTFRIKPSAEMVSEDTYVKLNTEVYGGPILNTWLDRPLSVAGRVALKSKNPLCPEIRLVNIKKPILIIPNLAIHMNREVNKGIELNKQKDTLPLLALVNENLEKGNYLLSTVAKELDVKSEDIIDFDLFLYEFEKGSIIGLNDEFISCGRLDDLAMVHAGIKALINSKVTKGTNVMVCFDNEEVGSATKQGANSQMLANVLERIALSMGKGREDFFRALSKSFIISGDLAHAVHPNVGEKHDPTSRPVINKGPVIKVNANQSYTTDSDSSAVYEMVCKNAGVPYQKFVNRSDSRGGSTIGPISSTHLDIRSVDMGTPVLAMHSVREFGGVQDHTYVLKSFEEFYNI; encoded by the coding sequence ATGACAAAGGAATTAGAATTAGCCCAAAATCTTATTGACTTTATTTATGAGAGTCCAACAGCTTTTCATGCGGTAGAAACTGTAAAAAAGGAGTTAAATGCTAATGGATTCACGGAAATAAAGGAAAGTGAAAAATGGAATTTGGAAAAAGGCGGAAAGTATTATGTAACTAAAAATGATTCAGCTTTAACAGCCTTTGTAGTGGGAAATGGAGAAATTGAAGAAGATGGATTTAAATTAATAGGAGCTCATACAGATTCCCCAACATTTAGAATTAAGCCATCTGCAGAAATGGTTTCAGAAGACACATATGTAAAGTTAAATACTGAAGTATACGGAGGACCTATACTTAACACATGGCTAGATAGACCTCTTTCAGTGGCTGGTAGAGTAGCATTAAAGAGCAAAAATCCATTATGCCCAGAAATAAGATTGGTAAATATAAAAAAACCTATACTTATAATACCTAATCTTGCGATACACATGAATCGTGAAGTAAACAAGGGTATAGAATTAAATAAACAAAAAGATACGTTGCCATTACTAGCATTAGTAAATGAAAATTTAGAAAAGGGAAATTACCTTTTAAGTACAGTAGCTAAAGAGTTAGATGTTAAAAGTGAAGATATAATAGACTTTGATTTATTTTTATATGAATTTGAAAAAGGAAGCATAATAGGGCTTAACGATGAATTTATATCCTGTGGAAGATTAGATGACCTAGCTATGGTACATGCAGGAATAAAGGCTTTAATTAATAGTAAAGTTACAAAAGGAACAAATGTAATGGTTTGTTTTGATAACGAAGAAGTGGGAAGTGCCACAAAACAAGGTGCAAACTCTCAAATGCTTGCTAATGTGTTAGAAAGAATAGCATTATCTATGGGAAAAGGTAGAGAAGATTTCTTTAGAGCTTTATCTAAATCATTTATAATTTCTGGAGACTTGGCTCATGCAGTTCATCCAAATGTGGGAGAAAAACATGACCCAACTAGTAGACCAGTAATAAACAAAGGACCAGTAATAAAAGTAAATGCAAATCAAAGCTACACTACAGACAGTGATTCATCTGCTGTTTATGAAATGGTGTGCAAAAATGCAGGAGTACCTTATCAAAAATTTGTTAATCGTTCAGATTCAAGAGGAGGCTCTACTATAGGACCTATATCCTCAACTCATTTGGATATAAGATCCGTGGACATGGGAACACCAGTGCTTGCAATGCACTCAGTACGTGAATTTGGTGGAGTTCAAGACCACACTTATGTATTGAAGTCATTTGAAGAATTTTATAACATTTAG
- a CDS encoding PRK06851 family protein, which translates to MKGIIRHLFPGGNTSQGFYSYYNYILSQEEANKIICIKGGPGTGKSSMMKKIGEYFNCHGYDIEFHHCSSDNNSLDAVLIPSLKVTILDGTAPHVVDPKNPGAVDEVLNLSDCWNEKKLQNNKNEIISINKAIGNTFKRAYKYIEAAKIIHDGWSNLNLEAMDFSELNILKEKLKEELFKDKVSILGKERHLFATAFTPNGIVTYIENLQENYKNIYVLNGEPGTCKSDILNFLSKEATKRGHYVEIFHKPLIPEEIEHVLIPDLSVALLTSNEINKREFSGTQIYTNELQNKHVLNKNLSKIHEEKETFYLLLNKGLKIISGAKELHDQLESYYIPSMNFDKVNEKYKKVLNEFLEYQSKGLENNAFKQIKNDIFFV; encoded by the coding sequence ATGAAAGGAATCATAAGGCACTTATTCCCTGGAGGAAATACATCACAGGGCTTTTATTCTTACTACAATTATATTTTATCTCAGGAAGAAGCCAATAAAATTATTTGCATTAAGGGAGGGCCTGGTACTGGCAAATCTTCAATGATGAAAAAAATTGGAGAATACTTTAACTGTCATGGATATGACATAGAATTTCACCACTGCTCATCAGATAATAATTCCCTAGATGCAGTATTAATACCATCTTTAAAAGTTACTATATTAGATGGTACTGCCCCTCATGTAGTAGACCCTAAAAATCCAGGTGCTGTGGATGAAGTTTTAAATTTAAGTGATTGCTGGAATGAAAAAAAACTTCAAAATAATAAAAATGAAATAATCTCTATTAATAAAGCTATCGGAAACACCTTTAAAAGGGCTTATAAGTACATTGAAGCAGCTAAAATTATACATGACGGTTGGAGCAACTTAAACTTAGAAGCTATGGATTTCTCAGAATTAAATATATTAAAGGAAAAATTAAAAGAAGAGCTTTTTAAAGATAAAGTAAGCATATTGGGAAAGGAAAGACATTTATTTGCCACTGCTTTTACTCCTAATGGAATAGTTACCTATATAGAGAATTTACAGGAAAATTATAAAAATATATATGTATTAAATGGTGAACCAGGCACCTGTAAATCTGATATATTAAACTTTTTAAGTAAGGAAGCTACTAAAAGGGGACATTATGTAGAGATATTTCATAAACCTCTTATTCCTGAGGAAATTGAGCATGTTTTAATTCCTGATTTAAGTGTAGCATTATTAACTTCTAATGAAATAAATAAAAGAGAGTTTTCAGGAACTCAAATATATACCAACGAACTACAAAATAAACATGTACTAAATAAAAATCTATCTAAAATACATGAGGAAAAAGAAACTTTTTATCTTCTTTTAAATAAAGGTTTAAAAATAATCTCTGGAGCAAAAGAATTACATGATCAACTAGAATCTTATTATATACCTTCCATGAATTTTGACAAAGTAAATGAAAAATATAAAAAAGTTCTAAATGAATTTTTAGAATACCAAAGTAAAGGCCTTGAAAATAATGCATTCAAACAAATAAAAAATGATATATTTTTTGTGTAA
- a CDS encoding energy-coupling factor transporter transmembrane component T family protein, with translation MEIKDWLLNKDDYTPPKDKDGFINKTILAIIKILSRIKRDKIYPNGVLYKINPLIKLIFTLLFIIFLSMSKNLFYLYTIGTYFLLCLSTLDGNALKKILGVSCIVPIFTLIILIPSIIMGNLHNSLILILKVLITVIVVNLLSYTTKWHHITKALKMLFIPDVFILVFDITIKYIYILGEFSLEMLYALKLKSVGKNNKKYTSVSRIMGNLFLKSKTMGEEMYSAMECRGFTGEYVSYSKFKFTLLDLGYTVLNIFIIVLYFVLSK, from the coding sequence TTGGAGATTAAGGATTGGCTTTTAAATAAAGATGATTATACACCGCCAAAAGACAAAGATGGATTTATAAATAAAACTATATTAGCAATTATTAAAATATTATCTAGAATTAAAAGGGATAAAATTTATCCAAATGGAGTGCTATATAAGATAAATCCACTAATAAAATTAATATTTACTCTGTTATTTATAATTTTTTTATCCATGTCTAAAAATTTGTTTTACTTATATACTATAGGTACATATTTTTTACTTTGCTTAAGCACTTTGGATGGGAATGCATTAAAAAAAATATTAGGTGTAAGTTGTATAGTGCCTATTTTTACACTCATCATACTTATACCATCAATAATTATGGGAAATCTGCATAATAGCTTGATATTGATTTTAAAGGTACTTATAACTGTCATAGTTGTTAATTTATTATCCTATACTACTAAATGGCATCACATAACTAAAGCTTTAAAAATGCTTTTTATTCCAGATGTATTTATATTAGTTTTTGACATTACAATAAAATATATATACATATTAGGAGAATTTTCCTTAGAAATGTTGTATGCCTTAAAGCTTAAATCTGTAGGTAAGAATAATAAAAAATATACTTCAGTATCTAGGATTATGGGAAATTTATTTTTAAAATCAAAAACCATGGGAGAAGAAATGTATTCGGCTATGGAATGCAGAGGCTTCACTGGAGAGTACGTGAGTTACTCTAAATTTAAATTTACATTGTTAGATTTAGGGTATACTGTTTTAAATATATTTATCATAGTCTTGTATTTCGTTTTATCTAAATAA
- a CDS encoding CooT family nickel-binding protein, translated as MCESTAYLITSQGEEKIMEYVVEVLPKEDGKIFLADLLGDEKIVDGVLKEIKLLDHKIIIEGK; from the coding sequence ATGTGTGAATCAACAGCTTATTTAATAACTTCTCAGGGAGAAGAAAAAATAATGGAATATGTGGTAGAAGTACTGCCTAAGGAAGATGGAAAAATATTTTTAGCAGACCTTCTAGGAGATGAAAAGATAGTAGATGGAGTATTAAAAGAAATAAAATTATTAGACCATAAAATCATAATTGAAGGAAAATAG
- the mtnN gene encoding 5'-methylthioadenosine/S-adenosylhomocysteine nucleosidase, producing MTWKIGIICAGDREIEPFLTHIQNCKISEKAMLRIYEGTIDGVSVVTLFSGVCKVNAAIATQILIDTYHVNAIINAGTAGGMDNKVNIFDTIISTQVAHHDVHDNILTEFHPWMSSIYFDSDNLLLDLSKKSIQYKKSDYTVYFGKMVTGEKFIEDNMRECINAKYAPLSVDMETASIAHVCYVNHIPFIAIRTITDTITHSGIDNFEKNCKKASEISKNFVLGLLKEIKAYFTPV from the coding sequence ATGACATGGAAGATAGGTATAATATGTGCAGGTGATAGAGAGATAGAGCCATTTTTAACCCATATTCAAAATTGTAAGATTTCAGAAAAAGCCATGCTAAGAATTTATGAGGGAACAATAGATGGAGTATCTGTTGTCACACTATTTAGCGGAGTTTGCAAAGTAAATGCTGCAATAGCCACCCAAATACTAATCGATACTTATCATGTGAATGCTATTATAAATGCAGGAACAGCAGGTGGGATGGACAACAAGGTTAATATTTTCGATACGATAATCTCTACTCAAGTGGCACATCATGATGTCCATGATAATATATTGACAGAATTTCATCCATGGATGTCATCAATTTACTTTGATTCTGATAATCTATTACTTGATTTATCAAAAAAATCAATTCAATACAAAAAATCTGATTATACTGTATATTTTGGAAAGATGGTTACAGGCGAAAAATTTATTGAGGACAATATGAGAGAATGTATTAATGCTAAATATGCCCCATTATCTGTTGATATGGAAACAGCAAGTATTGCTCATGTATGCTATGTAAACCATATACCATTTATCGCTATTCGAACGATTACTGACACAATAACTCATAGTGGAATAGACAATTTTGAAAAAAATTGTAAAAAGGCATCAGAAATATCCAAAAATTTTGTATTAGGATTATTAAAAGAAATAAAAGCTTATTTTACACCGGTCTAA
- a CDS encoding cation diffusion facilitator family transporter, translated as MLTNFLISHFIKDHNNTEDENVRQKYGYLAGVVGIIANIVLSSIKLTVGFISHSIAITADAFNNLSDAASSLITVISFKLANKPADKEHPFGHGRVEYLAALVVSFFVMMVGFQFVKTSFDRIVNPTKINFQIIPFVLLLFSILVKVWLGFFNKRLGKRINSTTLSATSMDAFSDVITTSVVALSFIISNFTSLPIDGYIGILVALFIIYSGFSLVKETINPLLGEAPDAELVENIGKDLLSYEYITGVHDIIVHNYGPSKFMVSLHAEVPCDISVLKIHEIIDKAEKEISKKHNILLVIHMDPINTNDEAVKKCKEDVLSVLPTIREIESMHDFRMVGENNYINLIFDVVIDHDIHIDQQKEKEIILQFNKKLKAINPAYNCVITIDKNYTFIR; from the coding sequence TTGTTAACTAATTTTTTAATTTCCCATTTTATAAAAGATCACAATAATACAGAGGATGAGAATGTTAGACAAAAATATGGATATCTTGCAGGAGTAGTAGGAATAATTGCAAACATAGTGCTATCATCCATAAAACTTACGGTAGGTTTTATCTCTCATAGTATAGCTATAACTGCTGATGCCTTTAACAACTTATCCGATGCCGCATCATCATTAATAACAGTAATATCCTTTAAATTAGCAAATAAACCTGCAGATAAAGAACATCCCTTTGGACATGGTCGTGTAGAATATCTAGCTGCTCTTGTAGTTTCTTTTTTTGTTATGATGGTAGGTTTCCAATTTGTTAAAACCTCATTTGATAGAATAGTAAATCCTACAAAAATAAATTTTCAAATAATCCCCTTTGTACTGTTACTTTTCTCAATATTAGTAAAGGTATGGCTTGGATTTTTTAATAAAAGACTTGGTAAAAGAATAAATTCTACTACTTTAAGTGCTACTTCTATGGATGCTTTTAGCGATGTAATAACCACTAGTGTTGTTGCTTTGTCTTTTATCATATCAAACTTTACATCTTTACCTATAGATGGATATATAGGTATTTTAGTTGCACTTTTCATAATTTACTCTGGATTTAGCCTTGTAAAAGAAACTATAAATCCTCTTTTAGGTGAAGCTCCTGATGCTGAATTAGTAGAAAATATCGGAAAAGATTTACTTAGCTATGAGTATATAACTGGTGTACACGACATAATAGTTCATAACTACGGTCCTTCTAAATTTATGGTATCTTTACATGCAGAAGTTCCTTGTGATATTTCTGTATTAAAAATACATGAAATAATAGATAAGGCTGAAAAAGAAATTTCAAAAAAACATAATATTCTTTTAGTTATACACATGGATCCTATTAATACAAACGATGAAGCAGTTAAAAAATGTAAAGAAGATGTGTTATCTGTATTACCTACTATACGGGAAATAGAATCTATGCATGATTTTAGAATGGTAGGTGAAAATAACTATATTAATTTGATATTTGACGTGGTAATTGACCATGACATCCATATAGATCAACAAAAAGAAAAAGAAATTATACTCCAATTTAATAAAAAATTAAAAGCTATAAACCCTGCTTATAATTGCGTAATAACTATTGATAAGAATTATACTTTTATAAGATAA